One stretch of Paraburkholderia fungorum DNA includes these proteins:
- a CDS encoding FMN-binding glutamate synthase family protein, with amino-acid sequence MFSRRYLAMWCAVALLAVCAVLAVNHHLSWLCVIVPLALVALGVFDLTQQRHAILRNYPLWGHFRFMFEFIRPEIRQYFVENDTDEKPFSRVQRSIVYQRAKNDVDSRPYGTELDVKAVAHEWISHSLAPTTLDNHDFRVVVGPDRAQPYSMSIFNVSAMSFGSLSANAIMALNLGAKKGNFAHDTGEGSMSKYHREHGGDIIWEIASGYFGCRNDDGTFSGEKFAKQAAEPQVKMIEVKLSQGAKPGHGGVLPAAKITPEIAETRGVPMGRDCISPATHSEFSTPRGLLEFVDRLRTLSGGKPTGFKLCIGHPWEFFGIAKAMLETGILPDFIVVDGAEGGTGAAPLEFTDHVGVPLQEGLLLVHNTLVGIGLRQRIRIGASGKMITAFDITKTLAIGADWVNAARGFMFAVGCIQAQTCHTGRCPTGVATQDPVRQRALVVPDKADRVFNFHHNTLHALKEIIQAAGLKHPAELRAHHIVRRVSSHEVRLMSELLKYLEPNDLLNNKYRYSLFEKYWPVAQSDSFSPKVELAAT; translated from the coding sequence ATGTTTTCTCGACGTTATCTGGCCATGTGGTGCGCAGTTGCGCTGCTGGCCGTCTGCGCGGTGCTCGCCGTCAATCATCATCTTTCGTGGCTGTGCGTGATCGTGCCGCTCGCGCTCGTCGCGCTCGGCGTGTTCGATCTCACCCAGCAACGTCACGCGATTCTGCGCAACTATCCGCTGTGGGGCCATTTCCGTTTCATGTTCGAATTTATTCGACCGGAAATCCGCCAGTATTTCGTTGAAAACGATACCGACGAAAAACCTTTCTCGCGCGTTCAGCGCAGCATCGTTTATCAGCGTGCAAAGAATGACGTGGACAGCCGCCCGTACGGCACCGAACTCGATGTCAAAGCCGTCGCGCACGAATGGATCAGCCACTCGCTCGCACCGACCACGCTCGATAACCACGACTTCCGTGTCGTCGTCGGCCCCGATCGCGCGCAACCGTATTCGATGTCGATCTTCAATGTGTCGGCGATGAGCTTCGGCTCGCTGTCGGCGAACGCGATCATGGCGCTGAATCTCGGCGCGAAAAAAGGCAACTTCGCACACGACACCGGCGAAGGCTCGATGTCGAAATATCACCGCGAACATGGCGGCGACATCATCTGGGAAATCGCGTCGGGCTACTTCGGCTGCCGCAACGACGACGGCACCTTCAGCGGGGAAAAATTCGCGAAGCAGGCCGCCGAGCCGCAAGTGAAGATGATCGAAGTGAAGCTGTCGCAGGGTGCGAAGCCCGGTCACGGCGGCGTGCTGCCCGCCGCGAAGATCACGCCGGAAATCGCGGAAACGCGCGGCGTGCCGATGGGCCGCGACTGCATCTCGCCCGCCACGCACTCCGAGTTTTCGACGCCGCGCGGGCTGCTCGAATTCGTCGATCGCCTGCGCACGCTGTCGGGCGGCAAGCCGACCGGCTTCAAGCTGTGTATCGGACATCCGTGGGAGTTCTTCGGCATTGCGAAGGCGATGCTGGAAACCGGCATCCTGCCGGACTTCATCGTCGTGGATGGCGCGGAAGGCGGCACCGGCGCCGCGCCGCTGGAATTCACCGATCACGTCGGCGTACCGTTGCAGGAAGGGCTGCTGCTGGTCCACAACACGCTGGTCGGGATCGGCCTGCGTCAGCGTATCCGGATCGGCGCGAGCGGCAAGATGATCACCGCGTTCGATATCACAAAGACGCTCGCGATCGGCGCCGACTGGGTCAACGCGGCGCGCGGCTTCATGTTCGCGGTGGGCTGCATCCAGGCGCAAACCTGCCACACCGGACGCTGCCCAACCGGCGTCGCGACTCAGGATCCGGTGCGTCAGCGCGCGCTGGTCGTGCCGGACAAGGCCGACCGCGTGTTCAACTTCCACCACAACACGCTGCACGCGCTGAAGGAAATCATTCAGGCTGCCGGATTGAAGCATCCGGCGGAATTGCGCGCGCATCACATCGTGCGGCGCGTGTCGTCGCATGAAGTGCGGTTGATGTCGGAACTGCTGAAGTATCTGGAACCGAACGATCTGCTGAACAACAAATATCGTTATTCGCTGTTCGAGAAGTACTGGCCGGTCGCGCAAAGCGATTCGTTTTCGCCGAAGGTGGAGTTGGCGGCGACCTGA